A genomic segment from Maniola jurtina chromosome 9, ilManJurt1.1, whole genome shotgun sequence encodes:
- the LOC123868224 gene encoding uncharacterized protein LOC123868224 — protein MAKSQVLPTVLCAGPAWRSMKHRRTCSWSVQAWQNIEDAIWDPQPHFMKPSATWAVYLASGASLDGWSEDFGGEGQRTHNRRKRLSAETSPERRRRRCLRIIEELAIVI, from the coding sequence gtgttaccgacagtcctctgtgcagggcctgcatggaggtcgatgaaacaccgacgcacgtgctcctggagtgtgcAAGCCTGGCAGAACATCGAGGacgccatctgggatccccaacctcacttcatgaagccctcggcaacctgggcggtctacttggcttctggagcgagcttggatggctggagtgaagacttcggcggggaggggcaacgcacgcacaacagacggaaacgtttaagtgcggaaaccagcccagagagaagaagaagaagatgccTACGAATTATAGAGGAGTTGGcgatagttatttaa